aagaaagcaaatgatCACCACAAAATATGTATTATTACTgaatttcatatttaaaaaacacgtaatataacttaattAACCGTTTCttggttggttattcacactttacagaaataagatcgagatactctaatagagaagtcacttactttaatacagcagtcagagaacactgatgtactctaataaaatagtcagttCTTGAGCATAATGTTGATTTTGAAAGGataatttttgagcataataggcttgatttttgagcactgctcaaaagtataataggaaAAATTTGGAACATAATAGGCCAGGGCCTAATCTTAGTTCCCAAGTTATACAagtgtaccatgatcacatccAACTGCTAGTTGACTAGATTACCTGTAGAAACCAACAggcaggcattaaatacaatttaCCTAAAACCTATGTCAtttttacacaaatgacacatttggggatttACAAGTTGGctggtgaccttattacacagtgacctgattagaaaTGTTTTGCTGTACATAAATTCAGTTGTTTAGACCAGTATGCAGTGTGAATGAGTACTATTTTGTACAAACATTACACATATACTTACTTCTTCCACCTGCAGTTCCAGGACTTCTGATGATGCAAGTGGCAAGTGACAACAGAGTTATTTGGTCTGTACACCTGGTTGACAATCCCGCCATGAGATGGACGGAATTTGCACTCCACACGTCTTAAAACCAATTGCATAAACACGGCTAATCGGTGTGTGGCGATGTGGCACTTTACATACTAATTTCATCTTTCTTCACTCCTCGTTTTGTTAACCTCCACGACGAGTACATCAGTATTCTCGAGTATTCTAGACTCTTTCCATCAACTACTTCAAGCGGTGTACGGCATTTTAGTTTTGCATTAAAGTATACTTCACCACTCCActtgaaatccagttacaataatCATTGTGACAAATGTTTATTATTCATACTTctctctcaagacatggactgccatttTAACATTCATACCGCATATCACGTGTATCCACTTGGGGTGTTACAAGGACTTTCctagagatttcccctaaatagatcacatAAATAATTGTCAGACTGGTGGTACTTGTTCTTCTACAATGCAGTACGTGTGTACTTTAACATAGCATAAGCTGTCaagaattgtttgtgcactgctacaGTTTTTTGTGTGATGGTTTGACAGGACTTGATGATGGCCAGGAAGGAACTGTGATAGTAGGGCAAATGCTCATCCATAGCTACACCTTTGGCATTAACTACTGCTATTGTATGTTGTTGATACATCAGGGGCACCAGAGTAAATgtgaaagtggtagctaaggctcaatcctatgcTATATATATGTTTATATAAACGAACTTAGGTGAATTTGAAGGTTGAACAGTTCGAACTATAGCCACTAATTAGATAGTGATACAGTTAAGCTATTCATCTTGCTGTGTTCCATAATAATGTGGGGGAAgctagacatatggtatttggcatttaattaagttaggtgttgatggtttagtggcggtcacaggccatgcctctatgaggttttaaggtttttATGTGGTGCCagtcacttgtctcaactgtgtagcagtagtaaaatgtatttaaaacctagtaatcacaaacatttttacttgtggtattcgatttcaagttttctcagtaaaactgttgagtcagtacaactCCATGTGTGTGTTGCAAACTTGTGAGACATGCACTTAACTtttaatatgctgtgatttATAATTTCTAAACAGGAATCAGCTCCATTTAAAAGTTCGAAAGATTCGTGAACTTTAGTTGATGAATGTTCgaaccctgacaatccaagttcgtttgggccctaatatatatatatatatatgtatcactctgcgtgggcagttcaaaggcgtaggcttcattacttcattgtgactaggtgttactcagtggatcactaacgagattagtaacttcattacttgtagtaataatattatgtaatattagattcgttacagtaacagtgttacttaggtaacgtgttacatttgtaagtaaagtaacttgagttatattacctgtttttataacgtatttcgttatattacttagttaccacaaaagtaataatattatgtaacgcgttacgtttgtaatgcgttacttcCAACACTGCATATTTACAACTCAGTTAAGTTTATTcgtggctagtaaagtaagtactttagtgcacttgaatTGTCTTTATACTACTGTTTTAATACCTGGCATGATGTTACACGccgtagtgactgggcgtggtgcttaattgactaggccattatagtgctgtaaagatattcactgctttagtttattaatggctagtatagtaagtactttatagtgcacttaagcttcattatgagctgctCAACTCgaatttgggcttcctgtgtttaattttAAGCGTATCCACAATCGAAGCAATCTGCATGCTCGTGTAGGTACACTTACGTTCAGCCTTTCAGCAGCGCCTTGTCGTTTTGTTTTACGAcattatccacaatcgaaattcacatggtcccatatataAATACATTcacaaagcattcctgcagtttcccacacttgcaggtgagtcacccaagtggaatatattaggtGTAACATGgacacttgtgatttgcctgaaatatacgcactcgtgcccatgttacaactactacatatatatatatacacaatatagttattaaaaaaaattaaaaggaaAGTAGGGatcaatacaatacacatgctataaaaagtaaggaaacaagcttacagctgaaatgagaatgatCCACGCAACAATAATAAGGAAACAAgtcaaacaagattagatgactacttgctaaaatgagacacattttaatccctactttgatatagctagtatcacttcaagatgctagccaaaaggaGATATTAAAATGtatagcaagtagtcatctaatcttgtttgacttgtttcctttctttttatagcatgtgtattgtattgatacttgttttatttttttaataactagtttgttaactttttatgtgtagctagctagctagctatattgtacaCAATCACATCCTTTCACTAAATTTTAACACTAGAATTGAGTTCATGGCCTCCTAACTCTTCTTGATATTTTGCAGGGCTGGTCAGGCAAAGTAATGGCTAGAGTCAAGTTACCAGGTTACCACTAAATAGGGTTACTACTAAAGCTGTATGCAAAACTAAGCATGCATGCTTTTTAGGGGTCTGAATTACCCCCATCTGGGACAAAATTCAAATAATAGCCACTCTGAAATTGCATCTGAGAGTGTTTCAAGACAGAAATCAGCAGTTtatttgatgactgttctattagagtatttcattggctgtctgttgtattagagtataatcGATCTGTACTTATTAACATAGATAGTATAGGGCACTAAGTTTCTGTATACTATCTATGTATTTAATTAGCAAAACCTGCATGCTGTAGTGGCTGTATAGTGCCTTGATTTTCCTTCTTTTTTCTCAGCTATCTTCTCTTTTTTTTCCGCATAGTGCTTTTGGTTGTAGCTTTTTCCTTCGTTCTATTCAAAGGCATGACTACCTTGCCAAAAACTAAACTGGTAAGACCATGAAACAACTAGAGATAGTGACTCCTTGACTACTACGTTCGTTCATACCCGTCTTATGAGGGCACCTTCATTAAAATCATGTGCAATAATCACGTCTTAAGGCAGTAACACATGCCGCTACAATCAATTATCTTTCGGGCCAATGAATGATGAAGCGAACTACATGGTACAGTGGACAAAACATAATCGAAACAACAGATTTGCAAATCGTacgtcattaccttggctgtctgaaatttctggagccatacACTTAGCACTACTGGGTCTTacggcaggcagggcaggcaggtaGGGCAGGCAAAATCCAGGTGAAATTCAAACTTTTTAAAACTCACTAACTCACTATACATCAAAATATTCAAGGtacatcattacagcagtactaatgtattccaggtggttttttcgggtaaaaataatttattgcaaGTCCATTTTTAAGGTGTgaaaatccacgaaaccatatgatttcttaccaacccctactatacagtagtatCGTGTTGTATGATAATGTCTGAGGTTTGAATCCAAGGACAGAGTATTACATTATGTTGATCAAACCTTTTCCAGGCTTTGACAAGGTATATATTACCCCAGTACTGGAAAGTTGATAAAAGTGTTTGTCGGATTCCCTTTTTCTCCAAAGGTAGGAGCATGATGTTCATAGGTGCTCTACCAATGAGCAAAATCAAGATTATTGTTTCCAATTGGACTTAAGGATTGTGAGAATTCTACTACAGTGTGAGTAATACAGTGTATTACAACAAAGGTAACAGATGTTGGCATACTACACTAATGAAAAAGCCTGAATAAAATGTTTATACAAAAACTAAATCTAAGTGTTCATGATAAATCCAAGGCCAGAATCATGTCTGATTATGCATCATAGCCGATGAAGATCTGCATCTCGCTTACAAGAGCAGCTGCAGTAGCAAAAGAAGTGTCCTGGCAAATTCTGACTTCAATAGCCCCAACAGTTCCATTAGTTGCTATAGGAAGACGCCTATAAAAGTATGGCATTTCTGGTTGAGCACAGCAGCTATTTCCAACAGGACAATCTTTGCCATCCCATAACATGTTATCAGTGTAATATGTAGTAGTTGATGGGGCACCAGGACAACCTGCctcacagtagtaatcatctcTAACAAAAGCCGGTGGGGTCTGTCCAGAGGAGGAGGAACAAGGGCAATTGTAGGATCTGTAATTGTATGTTCCAGCTGAGTATCCGCTTGCATAGGTCCAGAGGTGTTGGCGAGGATAGTCATATGTTATAGACACTCCATCAACATATGTATCATCTATATCATGTTTCTTAGAGTAGTATGCATTGAAACCTGTAGTTGTTCCTTTCTGATAGCCAAGCACTTTGCCATAAACCTCATTAAAATTGTGACCATTCACACGAAAATGTGCCGAGTAACATCCAGCAATCTCACCATTACCCTTGCACACTCGTTTGGCTGAACGTGGTATGGTGGTTGGTTCCCATCCACTAGGGCAACTGTATCCATCAATATCAGCAATCTTTGCCCATGCAATAGTCTTTAAGCCAGCTGAAAGGCCCATTTCACAGTGAACCTGCAACAGCATTTACATCAAAACAATTAAACAGGCATGCCATATGGCTGGCAAAGACTATACACACAAATAATTGAATAGATACATGCATGTCTAATAGTATACATATTCTATTATATAGCTATGGTCTACACACAGATTAACTTGCTCATTTGTAACTTAATTTGTATGTACTATTTTCAATTGTTTTCACCTGAACAATCTCGTTGGTAGTCAGTTTCACCCAATAAAGTCCAGACTTGTTGCGGGTAGCAAGGTTGTTGTCATAGATGTGAGCACATGACTTTCCTGCATACTCTTGTGCTATTCCCAGCAAAGGATCATCCTTTCCCAGTATGGCAGAGTTTGCAGCTGTCACCAACAGTAAAACAGCAAAGCAGTATTTGAACATTGTTATCACAGAGATGCTGTGTATTAGGGTCACAGTGCTCGTATTTATATGGCTCAGCATATCTTATGCATGATTACAGATTTGAGCCACAGGAATGGTTGCTATCTTGTAGTCAACATTTAGCTACCTCAATGGTCAAAGCTTACAACATGTGGACTCAAACTTGTACACAATTtcatcacattaattttattaactaAGTGTTCACTGATTGCGTGCTAGGATTGATTGCAGCACAGGTGCTCAAAGAAATGTTAAGTGGAGCACTGAAGCAGGCTTGCTTATGCTTATCAGCCCTGATAGAATTTGTCTTGAATCACATGCATCCTCACAGTGTATAGTACGAACTTATAAGCACTACAAGGAATAGTACTGATGGGTTTCTGTGTACATTGAAGTAATTTTTAATTCTTACAACATAATTGATCTTACTATGTAGATGTTTCTAATGACATTCATGTCTGTATTAATATAATTTACCATAAAGGTAATTGTAATTGATTAGCCTAAATGACAAAATAATTACTTGTGCAAGCAAATTTTATGTATGTAGAATGTGATGTCACATGTGAAATGATCATTACAAAATAGTGATAGTAGATACATACATTATATGCATTCATATCCATACAATAGGACAGGATAGAAAGACCCACTTTAAAAGCAGTTGTCAAGATTTGACAAATTAAAGGAAGATGAATCATATCATTTTTTCCCAGTTTGGGTATATATTGATTTTACGCCACTTGAAGTATAGCAAAGTTCCTGTTTTCCAAAATAGGTCTACATACTTTACGCAGCTCCTACATACATAAACCACTCATGTGTTTTATGAGGTAGGATTCTTTCCAACCCAATGATGTTAAAATGATCAACAACTTtaccatatcatacagtatgacagtactgtatattagggacgaAGAAGGTGTGGGTATGGCCCATGATAAAATATCATGCAAAAACCTACCTCGATTTTTCCtcatgacatgacagtattggttgggtaaaatcgaGCCTGTGCtcgattttacccaaccaataggGACAGTAAGGATAAGAGCTCATCCCTACTGTACCCAACCAATAGGCACAGTAGGGATAGGGACAGTAGGGATAAGAGCTTATCCCAACCAATAGGCACAGTAGGGATAAGAGctcatccctactgtgctacggagattctacaatcaaaatgcacagtagggatattcacttcatATTGTTgtacagtatctggacattacatactactctgatccagcttgttttagtacttttattgcagcggtactacattgtccctactctagtttaaaattcctaatactttcttatacttgtttgtgaactctTTTTGTAAATTCATGACCATCTCACATATCAAGGGGGTGTCtcacactgtaggtagatctgcaattGCGGTAAAAGTCTTGATACATTGAAATTTCATTTTGACCAGTCCTGTGACTAAGGACCttttttcaatctttgaccaGTCTACTTTCATACATACACTTTCTGCATACCATTCCACAATCAGTCCATTATCTGGTGGTAGATGACATCTCGTCTACAAGTGAATTTGAAGCATTCCTGTGAAAGaagtagctgtagccacttttccgctacgcttgactgaacacATCGGGCaggtagtcagtagaaaattctgcattaaattaaattatgcttataattctgtagcaacttgatgaaaACATTTCAAGTCCATCTGAAGGCtcgattttacccaaccaatactgtcatgtcatgaGGGAAAATCGAGGTAGGTTTTTGCATGATATTTTATCATGGGCCATACCCATACCTTCTtcgtccctaatatacagtactgtcatactgtatgatatggtaAAGTTGTTGATCATTTTAACATCATTGGGTTGGAAAGAATTAAAACACATGAGTGGTTTATGTATGTAGGAGCTGCTTAAAGTATGTAGACCTATTTTGGAAAACAGGAACTTTGCTATTCATATCATGATCACTTGGAATGATCCATTGGATCAGTGATAAACTACAAATTACGTGAAGAATAGCTCCAAAACATCAAATGTAAATGTATACTAAAGTAAAGTTCCTGTTTTCCAAAATGGATCTACATACTTTAAGCAacacctacacacacaacaccatTCGTGTGTTTTATGAGACAAGATTCTTGCATGACCCAATGATGTTAAATGATTAACAACTTAACCATGTGGTTAATGAATAGGAATGTTATGTGATGTACTGTTCACAGGCAGGCAGTAAAAACCTGCAAGTGAACAGTACAACACTTACATTAACATACAGAATATTTCCATTTAAGCTATTGATAGCTTTTAACTGCATTGAAAATAACAGCGGCTAAATCTAAGGTACCATCCACTGACTATATAATAATTACTCTTCCATAGAAATATACAGATGAGATGCCTAAGCACCTTCAGAAGGGTTGTTTATCTCTATACCATGTTTTAAGCCACATCTGATACAGTTTAATACAGTAacactgcaaaaaaaatcatttagatTCAGATGCAAAAAAACTTACAAAgcagctctgtgtgtgtgtgtgtgtgtgtgtgtgtgtgtgtgtgtgtgtgtgtgtgtgtgtgtgtgtgtgtgtgtgtgtgtgtgtgtgtgtgtgtgtgtgtgtgtgtgtgtgtgtgtgtgtgtgtgtgtgtgtgtgtgtgtgtgtgtgtgtgtgtgtgtgtgtgtgtgtgtgtgtgtgtgtgtgtgtgtgt
This genomic interval from Dysidea avara chromosome 15, odDysAvar1.4, whole genome shotgun sequence contains the following:
- the LOC136246065 gene encoding uncharacterized protein — translated: MFKYCFAVLLLVTAANSAILGKDDPLLGIAQEYAGKSCAHIYDNNLATRNKSGLYWVKLTTNEIVQVHCEMGLSAGLKTIAWAKIADIDGYSCPSGWEPTTIPRSAKRVCKGNGEIAGCYSAHFRVNGHNFNEVYGKVLGYQKGTTTGFNAYYSKKHDIDDTYVDGVSITYDYPRQHLWTYASGYSAGTYNYRSYNCPCSSSSGQTPPAFVRDDYYCEAGCPGAPSTTTYYTDNMLWDGKDCPVGNSCCAQPEMPYFYRRLPIATNGTVGAIEVRICQDTSFATAAALVSEMQIFIGYDA